The Deinococcus aquaedulcis DNA segment GCCTGCACGGTTTCAAAGGTCACGCGGCCCATCACCACCACGTCTATGTCCGCCATGAACGCGTCAAAGCCGTAGTCCTCGCCCTCTGGCGCCGGTACCCCGTCCGCCGAGGCCCCGGGCAGCCAGTCCAGACGGCCATCGGCCCGCGCAATAAAACCGTCCAGGCTGGTGGCAATGAACACGTGAAAGGCACTCATGCCGCCAGCCTACCCAGCGCCGTGTGGCGCCGCCTCTGTCAGATGGCCCAGGGGCGGCCAGCCGGTCCAGGCCGCGCCCATCCGGGGCCCCACGCCCGCTGGCCGCCGCACCCGGCGCTTCATAGCAGTCACCACAAGACCTGAAAGCTTCACCCTCAGGTCTTGTGGGGCGAGCGGCGCGAGTGACCGCGATAGACAGCGCTTGGCGTGGCGTTGAGGGGGGGTGTTCTCCTCCCCTGGGCGGAACGGAAGATCGCTGTCAGCCCCCTGCGCTTCAGGCGGGTTCCAGCACCGGCCGGGGCCCGCCGTACAACTGCAGGCAGTTGCGCCCGGCCGCCTTGGCCGCGTACAGGGCAGCGTCGGCCCGGCCCAGCAGGTCGTCGAGGTGCCCGGCACTCAGCGGTTCGCTGGCCTCGTGGCAGACGAGCCCCGCGCTGACGGTCACGGCCCGCGCATCCGGGTGGGCCGCGTGGGCGGCGCGCGCCGCTTCCACCCGCGCCATAACCGGGTCCAGGGCCGCCTCGGCCGTCACCCACACGAATTCCTCGCCGCCCACCCGGACCAGCAGGTCGTGGGGCTGGGCGTGGCTGCGCAGCACCCCGGCAAAGCAGCGCAGCACGTCGTCACCGATGCGGTGCCCGTACCGGTCGTTCACCAGCTTGAAATGGTCCAGATCCAGCATGATCACGGCCACCCGGTGCCCCGGGGGCAGCCGCGCCAGCAAGCGGCCAAAATCCTCGTGCAGCGCGCGGCGGTTGGCCAGCCCCGTCAGGGGGTCGGTGCCCACCTGCTGCGTCAGTTCCTCGGCCTCGTCCTCGGCGGCGGCCCGGAAAAACCCAATGATCAGTCCTGTGATCACCACCGGCACCGCCAGCACCAGGGCTTCAAGCCACCAGCGCTCGCTGCCCGTGACCCACAGGCTGCGGCTGTACACCGCCAGGGCCAGCAGCGGCGGCGTGAGGACCGCCTGGGTGCGCAGCAGGCGCCGCCCCAGAAAGCCGGCCGCGAACACCATCGGCCACAGGGCCACGTGTTCGCTGTAACTGGTGCCGAACAGCAGCGCCTCGCCCAGCGACGAGGTAAAAGCGCAGACGTTGCCCAGCACCATGAACAGCGTGTCAAACCGCTCGCTGCGCAGCACGCCGGGCCGCTGCCACGTGAGGGCCACCACACCCAGCCCCATCACCGCTGTCAGCAGAAACAGCAGCTGGCCAACAGGCAGGTTGGGCGCGCCCGGGGCCGGCAGCAGCAGGGTCAGCAGCGCGAGCACGCTGCCGCCACCGAACATCAACCGCAGCGCCCAGCCCTTCACCCGCCCGATTCGCCCCAGCAGGGGCGGCGGCACCGGACTAGGGCGGCTCATAGGCCGCCCAGCGAGGGGGGCCGCCCCCCCGCAGGGACGCAACGGGGCCACACCGGCAACAGGAAGACGGCGAGAAAACGGCGTTGCGCGGCGCAGCGGTCTCCGCTCTGGGAACGCAACGCCATCTGTGTCATAGGCCCCTTCATCTTACGGTCAGCTTTGCCCCGGTGCCCAGCCCCGGGGTCGGCCGCCGTGGGGGCCCTCCGTGGGGGCGTCAGCCCTGCAGCACTTCTAGACGGTTACCGAAAGGGTCATGCAGGAACACGCGGGGCACGCCCCCTTCCTGGTCGGGGCGGGTGGGCACGCCGTGGGCCGCACAGTGGGCGGTGAACGCAGCGAGGTTTACGCAGCGCAGCGCCGGGTGCCCCTTCAGGCGCGGCGCAAAGTCGGGTGCCACGCCAAGGTGCAGTTGCCGCCCGTCCGGCAGGGCAAACCATACCCCGCCCCGAACCTGCAGGGCAGGAGGCTTAGGCACTTCGGTCAGGCCCAGGAACGCGCCATAAAACGCACGCGCCGCCGGCTCGCCACCCGCAGGCGCTTCCAGCAGCACGTGATCCAGTCCGGTGATGAAGGTCATGCCCAGAGCGTAGGAGGTGGAGGCAAGACTGGTTGTTACTCCTCTCGAAACAACAGCAAGCTCTGCCCCCCTCTCGTGACCACGTTTGAGGTTGCCCGTCATGCGGGCCATGACCCACTGCACGCCGCGCCCGTCCAGGCCGACTCGCGCCAGCAAGCATTCGGTACCCTGGCCGGGGCCAGGATGGTCACCGGGCAGCCGTACCACGACACGACCACCCGGCCGTCTTTCAGTGCCCGGAAAGCAAAGCAGCCATCGTCCAATGGCCCCTGGGGGGCTTCAGGCCTGGGCAGCGTCCAGGGGGGGGTCAAAGGCGTCGCGGGCGCGTTCCACCAGGGTCAGGATGTCGTAGGTGGCGACCAGCGCGCCGTCCTGGTTGGTGATTTCCGCACGCCACTCCACCACACCGGTGGGGCGCGTTTCACCGGGGCGCAGGTCCTTGCGGATCTTGCGCTTGCAGGTCAGGCGGGTGCGGATGGTGTCGCCAATGCCCACCGGCTCAATGAACCGCAGCCCTTCCAAGCCGTAGTTCGCCAGCACCGGCCCCGGCGCGGGCCACACGAATTGCCCCGCCGCCGCCGACAGCACGAAGTACCCGTGCGCCACCCGCTTGCCGAAGATGCCTTCCCTGGCGCCGATTTCGTCCACGTGGGCATAAAAGTGGTCGCCCGACACGTTGGCAAAGTTCACGATGTCGGCCTCGGTGACGGTGCGGCGGTGGGTGAGCAGGCTGTCGCCCACCTGGATTTCGTCAAAGGACTTGCGGAAGGGGTGCACGCCGTCTTCCTGTACCTGCGCGCCGGGCACATACTCGCGGGTGATCGCCGCCAGGGTGGTGGGGTCGGCCTGCACCGCCACGCGGTTCATGTGGTGACGCACCGCCGAGAGCCCGCCCAGTTCCGAGCCGCCGCCCGCGCGCCCGGGGCCACCGTGGTTCAGCTGCGGCAGCGGCGAGCCGTGGCCGGTGTTTTCCTTGGCGTTCTCGCGGTTCAGGACCAGCAGGCGCCCGTGGGTGCTGGCCATGCCCAGGACCAGTTCGGTGGCCTCGGCGCGGTCATGGCTCACGATGCTGCCCGCCAGCGAGCCCCGGCCCAGCTGGGTGAGGTGAATGGCGTCCGCCAGCGAGTCGTAGGGCAGCAGGGTCGCCACCGGCCCGAAGGCTTCGAGTTCGTGGGGGCCCTTGGCGGTCAGCGGCGACTCGCACAGCAGCACGGTGGGGTCCAGGAACGCGCCCTTCTCGCGGTCGCCGCCCAGCAACTGGGCTTCGCCGCTGATGACGATGCGGGCCTCACTCTGCAACTTTGCCAGCGTTTCGCGCACCCGCTCACGCTGCTC contains these protein-coding regions:
- a CDS encoding GGDEF domain-containing protein; its protein translation is MSRPSPVPPPLLGRIGRVKGWALRLMFGGGSVLALLTLLLPAPGAPNLPVGQLLFLLTAVMGLGVVALTWQRPGVLRSERFDTLFMVLGNVCAFTSSLGEALLFGTSYSEHVALWPMVFAAGFLGRRLLRTQAVLTPPLLALAVYSRSLWVTGSERWWLEALVLAVPVVITGLIIGFFRAAAEDEAEELTQQVGTDPLTGLANRRALHEDFGRLLARLPPGHRVAVIMLDLDHFKLVNDRYGHRIGDDVLRCFAGVLRSHAQPHDLLVRVGGEEFVWVTAEAALDPVMARVEAARAAHAAHPDARAVTVSAGLVCHEASEPLSAGHLDDLLGRADAALYAAKAAGRNCLQLYGGPRPVLEPA
- the paaZ gene encoding phenylacetic acid degradation bifunctional protein PaaZ; translation: MTQSTLPELLRPASYVYGTWHSNNDGQTLVDAVYGRPVAVISSEGIDFAQALAYGRAKGAALRRMTFHERARALKALGTYLLERKEAYYQLSALTGATRRDSWVDIEGGIGTLFSYASMARRELPDERFWPDGKVERLGREGTFVGRHLLVPREGVAVQINAFNFPVWGMLEKLAPAIIGGMPSLVKPAPQTAYVTERVVRDIMASGLLPEGALQLVTGDPGDLLDHVEEQDMVAFTGSAATAAKLRVHPNIVARNVPFNTEADSLNASVLGLSVKPEDPEFALFVREVAREMTGKAGQKCTAIRRAIVPAHLVEAVTEGLRKELGKVTMGDPARDDVRMGALVSVEQRERVRETLAKLQSEARIVISGEAQLLGGDREKGAFLDPTVLLCESPLTAKGPHELEAFGPVATLLPYDSLADAIHLTQLGRGSLAGSIVSHDRAEATELVLGMASTHGRLLVLNRENAKENTGHGSPLPQLNHGGPGRAGGGSELGGLSAVRHHMNRVAVQADPTTLAAITREYVPGAQVQEDGVHPFRKSFDEIQVGDSLLTHRRTVTEADIVNFANVSGDHFYAHVDEIGAREGIFGKRVAHGYFVLSAAAGQFVWPAPGPVLANYGLEGLRFIEPVGIGDTIRTRLTCKRKIRKDLRPGETRPTGVVEWRAEITNQDGALVATYDILTLVERARDAFDPPLDAAQA
- a CDS encoding VOC family protein — encoded protein: MTFITGLDHVLLEAPAGGEPAARAFYGAFLGLTEVPKPPALQVRGGVWFALPDGRQLHLGVAPDFAPRLKGHPALRCVNLAAFTAHCAAHGVPTRPDQEGGVPRVFLHDPFGNRLEVLQG